The Parcubacteria group bacterium CG10_big_fil_rev_8_21_14_0_10_36_14 DNA window TACTTTTACTGCGTTGGCGAGTTTGTCAACACCGCGTTTGAGCGCTTGTCGCGCATCTTCATTAAATGAAATTTGTTTTGCCATATAATTTATTCAATAATAGCAAGAATATCTCGCTCGTCTAAAACCAGATATTCCTCGCCATCAACTTTAATTTCTTCCGGTGAATATTTTTTAAATAAAACTTTATTGCCGACTGCGACAGACATTGACGCGCGCTGGCCGGTTTCCAACATACGTCCCGGACCAACAGCAATAACTTCGCCCTTTTCTGAGCGTTCTTTTTCTACAGTATCCGGCAAAATAATACCACCGGCTGTTTTTTCTTCATTTTTTAAAGGTTTTACCAAAACCCTATCATTTAGAGGTTTTAACATAAACTAAACGTTAA harbors:
- a CDS encoding co-chaperone GroES; protein product: MLKPLNDRVLVKPLKNEEKTAGGIILPDTVEKERSEKGEVIAVGPGRMLETGQRASMSVAVGNKVLFKKYSPEEIKVDGEEYLVLDERDILAIIE